Part of the Vanacampus margaritifer isolate UIUO_Vmar chromosome 12, RoL_Vmar_1.0, whole genome shotgun sequence genome, CTGGCATCCCTCTTAGGGTTTTTCCACAGAGACATGAAGCCTGAGAATCTTCTGTGCATGGGCCCAGAGTTGGTGAAGATAGCCGATTTTGGCCTCGCCCGTGAGATAAGATCTCGACCGCCGTACACGGACTACGTGTCAACCAGATGGCAAGTGAATGTTGTTTTGAAGATTCATGCATTACTCACTGACACATTAGGGTAATattgccccaaaaaattctgaaaaaagaCAGATGCTACCACTAGGTGGCTCTAATTACCCTCTGGAACCACAGCATGGTCGTCTAGTTCATTCAGTATTTCACTCAACAATTGGGAacagcacaccaccaaacaaaaatgtcaccaaaacaaaaaaaaatccaaccaaTATATGATAAattaaggatttatttatttatggacaGGTACCGAGCACCCGAGGTCCTACTCAGATCTATATCCTACAGTTCCCCGATAGACCAGTGGGCGGTGGGCTGCATCATGGCAGAGCTTTATACCCTCAGGCCTTTATTCCCTGGCTCCAGTGAGGTGGACACTATATTCAAGATTTGCCAAGTTTTGGGTACACCGAAGAAGGTAACCTCTTCAGTGTGCAAGCAGGATCTAATTTGAGTGTAGCTGAATTGGGATTCCGTTTCAATTTGATCACAAATGTAAGTGTAATCTGGAGGTCTTCATCTTTTTCCTCTAGAATGATTGGTCAGAGGGATTCCAGCTGGCCAGTGCCATGTACTTCCGATGGCCTCAGTGTGTTCCCAGTAATCTGAAGACACTGATTCCCAATGCCAGTCCTGAAGCCATCCACCTGATGACTGACCTTCTTCAATGGGACCCCAAGAAAAGACCAACTTCTGCACAGGTAAGCTCTGTCGGAAACTActgtgaaattatatttttggtCAAGTCTGGCAGACGACTttatggcatttccattcatttcactggggaaagattatttgagatattttaatatgatttaattaattattattatttaatatttattagtttattattatttcaaaagcAAAACTAAAAACTTGCATGATATTGTGCGCAGGCACTCAGGTACTCGTACTTCCACGTGGGCCAGGCTTTGGGCACCCCTCAGCAGATCCTGGAGCAGGGCAGACCTCAGCCTCACCCGTTGCCCCCGCAGCCACCATTGTTACAGCCCCAACAGACTCCACAGCAGCAAGCCTTACATCTGAGGCCTGTGCCTCCCTCTCAGCCGCCGCCGCACAACCAGCACTGCACCGCTTCCAGGCCTGTGCAGCAGCTCCAGCCCTCCCCTGTCCCAGCCCCGCCAGCGGCATACCAACGCCACGTAGAGCTGGTTCGAGAACAGCAACCCAAGCACCTTCTCAAGCAGGAATCGAGAGAAGGAACACCACCGACGCATCTCCCTTACATTCTTGACAAGAGCAAGGTGAGGCCCTCCACAGTCACACTTCAGACCCAGATACTATTTTCTGTTAATTTTTCTATTCACAGGCGAGGCAGGAAAGTGACAACGCGAACCCACTGAGCTATCAGATGAGAGCGAAGGGAGGGCGTCGCCGCTGGGGTCACGGCACAGGACACCTTAAAGGGGACGAGTGGGACGACTACGAAGACACTGAATTGATGCCATCAagtgttttgggaaaaaacaacttctCCAAAGAGAAGTCGAGGCAGGCAGAGGAGCCACTTAGAAGGTGAGACAATTGATTCACAAAGtcatgcctttttgtttttgctcatttttcagACTTATGATTGAACTCCAAATTGTACCACTTTTGGGCATTAGGCTGAGTAGGTTCCACTTTGCACACCTTCAGTGTAGTACCACATTATGGCGCAAGATGCTGGGCAGAACTGGATGTAAATGTAGCGTAATTAAGGGCATACATTCCCAAATTTGTGTCCTGCCTTTCAGATATAGCGACATTCTGGACTTTAGTCGCCCTAACGACAAAGACGAAGCACCTTTAAACCTGAACAAGGCATCAGGCTATCAGGAAGCATCGAGGACTGCGTCTGCCAAACAACACTACCTGAGGCAGTCTCGATATTTACCCGGTAAGTTTATAAATGCTAAGccattaattatattttcatagTTACGGTTGTTAATCATTTATCTATGTACTTCAGGTATCAGcacaaagaaaaatgtgtccATAAACATAAGTAAAGACATGTCTGGAAGCCATCTTTGGGGCAACAGCAGTATTCCATTTGGTGGTACACTACCAAGCAGAGGTCTTCACGGTAAACTCACCATAATCATTACATTTGTAGGATTTAATTTCATAAATGTAGTGGAGCTGGAGGGATTCTACAAAAGGATCAAACAGAATCAATAAGAAGTGGCTTTAAAAAAGTCTTATGTTTTTGAATAATTATTCAGGTAATTTAATTACATATAtctaatgtattattttagcGTGTgtacaaattacatttaattattcttttatattgtatgtatgaataaattgcttttttttgtagggAAAGCTGCTTTAAGTAATGGTAGTAATGACTTTCTATACAATATAGTTTACTAACTTTAgtgggcaattattttaatataacatGTCATGAAGCTATAAGTAAATAGTTTTACCTTGCCCCATCTGTTAAAAATTTGcacaattgttttgttgttgcaaaaggTGTGATTTGTATTGAATGTATTTAATTGTATTACAGTATGtagattaaatatttgttttagatGCATTTTGTTTACAGTACTATTTAGGGCAATTGCTGCCACTATTTTGTGAGGTCTTGTATtcataaattacttttttttcttttcttgaaaaGGCACAAATACAATCCCTGGAGGTTGCTTGCCGACATTTTACGCAAAAGATGTCGGCTCTGCTGGTCACAGAGGTCATCAGGGTCCTTCTTTGGAATCAACAGCATCAAGTTAGGatccttttttatttgaatgcttGTATACGTATTGCATTAATTgcttgtccattttttttttttttaagattatgcaACATGGCGATCCGGCCGGAGCCAGAGGACAGCCTCCACAAACATGGCCAACAAAAGCCCCCCTTGTCTGTTACCACGTGCACCAGTACAGACCATCCACGGGCGAATAGACTGGTCTGCCAAATATGGACACCGCTAGTGGCCTGGAAGACACTCTCTAATTTACCTCCCAAAGAGTAGGCCTGATTGTTTAGTAAGCAAAAGCTGTACAAACAGTACATCttaacacagcaataatgtttgTTTCACTACATTTATcatgtattttgtgtgtatgtatgtacagtgtatgtgtgtatagtGACATgccccccgcccaaaaaaaagaagaaagaatgcACCTTTGTAATATAACTATTTATCCTCTGGCTGTTGTTACATAATTATGGTTTATTATTGAACCTGTTTACCAACAtgtatacatgaaaaaaatgcatcttaT contains:
- the LOC144061915 gene encoding serine/threonine-protein kinase ICK-like isoform X1; protein product: MNRYSTLKQLGDGTYGSVILGRNLESGELVAIKKMKRKFYSWEECMNLREVKSLKKLNHANVIKLKEVIRENDHLYFIFEYMKENLYQLMKDRSRLFPESAVRNIMFQILQGLTFIHKHGFFHRDMKPENLLCMGPELVKIADFGLAREIRSRPPYTDYVSTRWYRAPEVLLRSISYSSPIDQWAVGCIMAELYTLRPLFPGSSEVDTIFKICQVLGTPKKNDWSEGFQLASAMYFRWPQCVPSNLKTLIPNASPEAIHLMTDLLQWDPKKRPTSAQALRYSYFHVGQALGTPQQILEQGRPQPHPLPPQPPLLQPQQTPQQQALHLRPVPPSQPPPHNQHCTASRPVQQLQPSPVPAPPAAYQRHVELVREQQPKHLLKQESREGTPPTHLPYILDKSKARQESDNANPLSYQMRAKGGRRRWGHGTGHLKGDEWDDYEDTELMPSSVLGKNNFSKEKSRQAEEPLRRYSDILDFSRPNDKDEAPLNLNKASGYQEASRTASAKQHYLRQSRYLPGISTKKNVSINISKDMSGSHLWGNSSIPFGGTLPSRGLHGTNTIPGGCLPTFYAKDVGSAGHRGHQGPSLESTASNYATWRSGRSQRTASTNMANKSPPCLLPRAPVQTIHGRIDWSAKYGHR
- the LOC144061915 gene encoding serine/threonine-protein kinase ICK-like isoform X2, coding for MKENLYQLMKDRSRLFPESAVRNIMFQILQGLTFIHKHGFFHRDMKPENLLCMGPELVKIADFGLAREIRSRPPYTDYVSTRWYRAPEVLLRSISYSSPIDQWAVGCIMAELYTLRPLFPGSSEVDTIFKICQVLGTPKKNDWSEGFQLASAMYFRWPQCVPSNLKTLIPNASPEAIHLMTDLLQWDPKKRPTSAQALRYSYFHVGQALGTPQQILEQGRPQPHPLPPQPPLLQPQQTPQQQALHLRPVPPSQPPPHNQHCTASRPVQQLQPSPVPAPPAAYQRHVELVREQQPKHLLKQESREGTPPTHLPYILDKSKARQESDNANPLSYQMRAKGGRRRWGHGTGHLKGDEWDDYEDTELMPSSVLGKNNFSKEKSRQAEEPLRRYSDILDFSRPNDKDEAPLNLNKASGYQEASRTASAKQHYLRQSRYLPGISTKKNVSINISKDMSGSHLWGNSSIPFGGTLPSRGLHGTNTIPGGCLPTFYAKDVGSAGHRGHQGPSLESTASNYATWRSGRSQRTASTNMANKSPPCLLPRAPVQTIHGRIDWSAKYGHR